From a single Carassius auratus strain Wakin chromosome 38, ASM336829v1, whole genome shotgun sequence genomic region:
- the LOC113057090 gene encoding nucleoplasmin-like protein NO29 encodes MSFVEDEVSDSGVESRSRLESYVFSCQLSSEVPFYTFQADEDDDVEHFLELRTICLGDGAKEENNVVEVSAMNHQGKKISVPVANLNISCLPMVNLGEFELMAPVTLRLKSGTGPVTVSGLHLVATENEGSELSDEDDDDDVSEEEMPSIKPAKKKQKA; translated from the exons ATGTCGTTTGTGGAGGACGAAGTATCAGACAGTGGAGTGGAATCGCGCTCGCGGTTGGAAAGCTATGTGTTCA GTTGCCAGTTGTCTTCTGAAGTTCCATTTTACACATTTCAAGCAGATGAAGATGACGATGTGGAACATTTTCTCGAGCTTAGAACG ATTTGTCTGGGTGATGGTGCCAAGGAGGAGAATAATGTTGTGGAAGTGAGTGCTATGAATCACCAAGGAAAGAAAATATCAGTGCCTGTAGCTAATCTCAACATTTCCTGCCTGCCTATG GTGAACCTCGGAGAGTTTGAGTTGATGGCTCCTGTCACACTACGCCTGAAGTCTGGAACTGGACCAGTGACCGTCAGTGGGTTACATTTAGTTG CCACAGAGAATGAAGGGTCTGAATtatcagatgaagatgatgatgatgacgtcAGTGAGGAGGAAATGCCCTCAATCAAACCAGCCAAGAAAAAGCAGAAAGCTTAA
- the LOC113057089 gene encoding ADP-ribosylation factor-like protein 3, giving the protein MFTNKRCSFKMTPTDGDVTELPLVTLLGVSEDSWRKMGLLSILRKLKSAPDQEVRILLLGLDNGGKTTLLKQLASEDISHITPTQGFNIKSVQSQGFKLNVWDIGGQRKIRPYWRNYFENTDMLIYVIDSADRKRFEETGQELAELLEEEKLSGVSVLIFANKQDLLTAAPASEIAEGLNLHTIRDRMWQIQSCSALTGEGVEDGMNWVCKNVTAKKKKQ; this is encoded by the exons ATGTTCACGAACAAACGCTGCTCCTTTAAAATGACGCCGACGGACGGTGACGTCACTGAGCTCCCCCTAGTAACCCTCCTCGGCGTCTCGGAAGATTCCTGGAGAAAGATG GGTTTGTTGTCGATTCTTAGAAAACTGAAGAGTGCCCCGGACCAGGAGGTACGCATTCTGCTCCTCGGATTAGACAACGGTGGAAAGACAACACTTCTCAAACAACTGGCCTCTGAGGATATTAGTCACATCACCCCAACACAG GGCTTTAATATTAAGAGCGTGCAGTCTCAGGGCTTCAAACTAAATGTCTGGGACATTGGAGGCCAGAGGAAGATAAGGCCGTACTGGAGAAACTACTTTGAAAATACAGACATGCTC atttaTGTCATAGACAGTGCAGACAGGAAGCGATTTGAGGAAACGGGGCAG GAGTTGGCCGAGCTGCTGGAAGAGGAGAAACTTAGTGGGGTATCTGTCTTAATCTTTGCAAATAAGCAAGATCTGCTGACTGCTGCTCCGGCCTCTGAGATCGCAGAGGGACTGAATCTGCACACCATTCGGGACCGCATGTGGCAAATTCAGTCCTGCTCTGCACTTACAGGAGAAGGAGTCGAG GATGGCATGAACTGGGTCTGCAAGAATGTTACAGcaaagaagaaaaagcagtga